The following proteins are encoded in a genomic region of Arachis stenosperma cultivar V10309 chromosome 4, arast.V10309.gnm1.PFL2, whole genome shotgun sequence:
- the LOC130972957 gene encoding probable purine permease 4 has protein sequence MEKTPSQSQEPAFQHGSLSMAPTNKNYETLEIESINNIEEEEAESEMGNKKAQEELHATIDQKSIRNKRYMPLLVLNYFLLFVGSVSSSMLSKYYFTHKGSSKWVSTWVQCTGFPLLLIPIFLPYSLLKSTIRKPFTDFNKKIITLSIFVGIMLGINNLLFSWGVSYLPVSTSSLLLSSQLGFNLILSVIIVKQKITFSNLNTVILITLSSIILALNSSSERPKGVTEKQYFIGFFCTISAGLLFALYLPVVEKIYKKVYCYEMVMEMQLVMEMTATALATVGMAFDGGFSEMKREGKEVFDKGERVYWVLIVATIFAWQFCFMGTAGMVFLTSSLTGGICMTALLSMNVLGGVVFLREKFGGLKAVATVLCLWGFCSYVYGMYTKMLKAKAISQQNNNNNINRHSGEDSSSLELVSMVKNLGVSH, from the coding sequence atgGAGAAGACTCCATCACAATCACAAGAGCCAGCATTCCAGCACGGATCTCTGAGCATGGCTCCAACGAACAAGAACTACGAAACACTTGAAATCGAATCTATCAATAacattgaagaagaagaagcagaatCAGAAATGGGCAACAAGAAAGCACAAGAAGAGCTGCATGCAACAATAGATCAAAAATCCATAAGAAACAAGAGGTACATGCCCCTTCTAGTTCTGAATTACTTTCTCCTCTTTGTGGGTTCGGTCTCTTCAAGCATGCTCTCAAAGTATTATTTCACCCACAAAGGTTCAAGCAAATGGGTTTCAACTTGGGTTCAGTGTACAGGTTTTCCTCTCTTACTCATTCCCATTTTCCTCCCATATTCTCTCCTCAAATCCACCATCCGAAAACCCTTTACCGatttcaacaaaaaaattataactttaTCGATTTTCGTTGGAATCATGCTGGGAATCAATAATCTTCTTTTCTCATGGGGGGTTTCGTATCTTCCAGTTTCAACCTCGtcacttcttctttcttctcagCTTGGTTTCAATCTCATTCTCTCCGTCATCATCGTGAAGCAAAAGATAACCTTTTCGAATCTCAACACCGTGATTCTTATCACGTTGAGCTCCATCATTCTCGCATTGAATTCGAGCAGTGAAAGACCCAAAGGTGTAACGGAGAAGCAGTACTTCATCGGATTCTTTTGCACCATTAGCGCAGGTTTGTTGTTTGCTTTGTACCTTCCCGTTGTGGAAAAGATCTACAAGAAGGTTTATTGCTACGAGATGGTGATGGAGATGCAGCTGGTCATGGAAATGACGGCGACGGCGCTGGCCACCGTGGGAATGGCGTTCGACGGCGGATTCTCAGAGATGAAGAGAGAAGGGAAAGAGGTGTTTGACAAAGGAGAAAGGGTTTACTGGGTTTTGATCGTGGCAACCATCTTTGCGTGGCAGTTTTGCTTCATGGGCACGGCGGGGATGGTTTTCTTGACGTCGTCGTTGACCGGAGGGATTTGCATGACGGCGCTGTTGTCCATGAATGTTTTGGGAGGCGTTGTGTTTCTGAGAGAGAAGTTTGGTGGGTTGAAAGCTGTGGCCACTGTTTTATGTTTGTGGGGGTTTTGCTCTTATGTTTATGGCATGTATACTAAGATGTTGAAAGCTAAGGCTATTTCTCAgcaaaacaacaacaacaacatcaaccGCCATTCTGGTGAAGATTCATCTTCCCTGGAGTTGGTTAGTATGGTGAAAAATCTTGGGGTTAGTCATTGA